The Virgibacillus phasianinus genome includes a window with the following:
- a CDS encoding alpha/beta hydrolase: MKKKYIIRITTLIIIIVSIAVITYMPEEARSQKNTLPATVFIHGYKGTYNSFGNMLNRFENQYNWGNKALIYRVYSNGDLRVYNLNKGKVKPVFIQVIFDNNRASFKDEAGWLANVLHHMKENYQIDKVNIVGHSMGGLVSVKYIEEYQNDSLYPTTNKLITIGSPFDGVYNDTYFQINRDEAATDLKPNSAALQLMREMKQAIPKNLKVLGIGSTGDQIARPESVNALRMIIPKDQLKIVMIKNQALGHSELHENKHVDRLIHSFLWNNQGITE; this comes from the coding sequence TTGAAAAAGAAATATATTATTCGAATTACAACATTAATCATTATTATTGTCAGTATTGCTGTGATCACCTATATGCCTGAGGAGGCAAGATCACAGAAAAATACCTTGCCTGCGACTGTTTTTATTCATGGATATAAAGGAACATATAATTCGTTCGGAAATATGCTTAACCGGTTTGAGAATCAATATAATTGGGGAAACAAGGCGTTGATTTACCGAGTGTACAGTAATGGGGACTTACGTGTATATAACTTGAATAAAGGGAAAGTCAAACCGGTTTTTATTCAGGTGATTTTTGATAATAATCGGGCAAGCTTTAAAGACGAAGCCGGGTGGTTAGCAAACGTGCTGCACCATATGAAGGAGAATTATCAAATTGACAAGGTGAACATTGTTGGTCATTCCATGGGTGGGTTAGTTTCCGTTAAATATATTGAAGAATATCAAAATGATTCGCTTTACCCGACTACAAACAAACTGATTACGATCGGCAGTCCGTTTGATGGAGTGTACAATGACACCTATTTTCAAATCAACAGGGATGAAGCCGCAACTGACTTAAAACCTAATTCGGCTGCTCTGCAATTGATGCGGGAAATGAAACAAGCGATTCCAAAGAACCTTAAGGTACTGGGCATAGGGAGCACAGGCGACCAGATAGCGCGCCCAGAAAGCGTCAATGCCTTACGAATGATTATACCAAAGGATCAATTGAAAATCGTAATGATTAAGAACCAGGCACTAGGGCATAGTGAATTACATGAAAATAAACATGTCGATCGCTTGATTCATTCCTTTCTATGGAACAATCAGGGGATAACCGAATAA
- a CDS encoding histidinol-phosphatase HisJ family protein gives MFDYHVHSNFSADCSTPMEKSIERAITLGLSEICFTEHIDYEYPDPTIDFDLDLPGYDKKIKQLKETYQDKITIKKGVEIGVQPYLLERYQRLMEQEFFDFIICSMHTADKKDLHSGDVFKNKTRAEAYETYYQELLYCVRNYRDYSILGHLDLVKRYQDEPADNHFTEVISAILKEVISSGKGIELNTSGVRYGLQNGMPSTDILQLYFDLGGEIITLGSDSHVEQTIAFQFKESLELLKEIGFRYIATYENQSPIFHAIKNIK, from the coding sequence ATGTTTGATTATCATGTACACAGCAATTTTTCTGCAGATTGTTCAACACCAATGGAGAAAAGTATTGAGAGGGCGATAACGCTCGGATTGAGTGAAATTTGTTTCACCGAGCATATTGATTATGAGTATCCGGATCCAACGATTGATTTTGACTTGGATTTGCCTGGCTATGATAAAAAAATAAAACAGCTTAAGGAGACATATCAGGACAAGATAACGATAAAAAAAGGAGTAGAGATTGGCGTACAGCCATATTTACTGGAGCGCTATCAACGATTGATGGAACAGGAATTCTTTGATTTCATCATTTGCTCGATGCATACGGCTGATAAGAAGGATCTTCACTCTGGAGACGTCTTCAAGAACAAAACACGTGCAGAGGCGTATGAAACATATTATCAGGAGTTATTATATTGCGTCAGGAACTATCGAGATTATTCGATATTGGGTCATTTGGATTTGGTTAAGCGATATCAGGATGAACCAGCAGATAATCATTTCACAGAAGTCATTTCCGCTATCCTTAAAGAAGTTATTTCATCCGGGAAGGGGATTGAGTTAAATACGTCAGGAGTCCGCTATGGGTTGCAGAATGGAATGCCAAGCACCGATATATTACAATTATATTTTGACTTGGGTGGCGAAATAATAACACTTGGATCGGATTCACATGTTGAACAAACGATTGCCTTCCAGTTCAAGGAATCACTTGAACTTCTGAAGGAAATAGGGTTTCGCTATATTGCAACCTATGAGAATCAAAGCCCGATATTTCATGCAATAAAAAATATAAAATAG
- a CDS encoding YbaN family protein, whose translation MKKVLLTIAGSISLGLGILGVILPLLPTTPFLLLSAACYVRSSEKLYQWLITNKWLGSYIENYRAGKGIPLKAKIVGITLLWVSMGYTIFFIVPLVIVKLLLFVIGGIFTVVILKQKTLYKT comes from the coding sequence ATGAAAAAAGTGTTATTGACAATTGCAGGATCTATTTCATTAGGCCTCGGGATATTGGGTGTTATCCTCCCACTCTTGCCAACCACTCCATTTCTACTGCTGTCTGCAGCATGTTATGTGCGTAGTTCCGAGAAATTGTACCAGTGGTTGATTACAAATAAATGGCTTGGTTCTTATATTGAGAACTACCGCGCGGGTAAGGGAATACCCTTAAAAGCGAAAATAGTAGGCATTACCTTATTGTGGGTTTCGATGGGGTATACGATATTTTTCATTGTACCTTTGGTTATTGTCAAACTGCTATTGTTTGTAATTGGCGGCATATTCACCGTGGTTATTTTAAAACAAAAAACATTATATAAAACATAG